In Candidatus Manganitrophaceae bacterium, the genomic stretch GAAAAACATTGAACTTCAAAACACCCAATCAGGTGTTTTTTAATTCAAACCCTTTTGTTGCACTTACTACTTGAATCCGCGAAACATATTATAGAGTATATACAGGCTAAATACAATAGTATCCACTTCATCACAAAAGGGAGGGAGATTCATCATGGAAACAAATGGGACGATACTTGTGACAGGGGCAACGGGGCAACAGGGAAATGCCATTGCAACCAGCTTGCTCGGACAAGGGAAGAATGTAAGGTCGCTTACACGTCATCTCTCCAAAGGAGAAGCGCTAAAGAGGATGGGATCGGAAGTGGTAGAAGGAGAACTGACGGATCAGGCCTCACTCGAAAAGGCACTGGAGGGCATAAAACAAGTCTTTCTCGTGACCACCCCCTTTGAGGCCGGAATGGATGCGGAAGTGAAACAAGGCCTGACTATGGTGGATGCTGCCAAGGCCGCCGGTGTGGATCATTTGGTTTATTCCTCGGTAGGAGGTGCAGATCAGAAAACCGGTATCCCTCATTTCGAAACAAAATGGCAGGTGGAGGAATATATCAAAAAGGTCGGAATCCCGGCGACGATCCTGCGCCCCGTTTTCTTCATGGAAAATTTCGGTTCCCCGTGGATGCTTCCAGCAATTCAAAACAAGAAACTGACCTTTCCTGTTCGTCCCGATCGGACCCTTCAAATGGTTTCATTAAGAGACATCGGGGCGTTTGGGGCCGCCGCTTTTATACGGCCTCAAGACTTTATTGGCCAGACCATTGAGCTTGCGGGAGATGAGATGACCCTTCCTGATGCGCTCAAGATGGTCTCCCAGTCGATCGGTCACACGATCGAATACGAACTTCTTCCAGACGAACAGGCCGAGGCCGCCTTGGGCCACGATTTTGCCGTGATGTTCCGTTGGTTCAACGAAGTAGGCTACAACGCCAATATTTCGGCACTTGAAAGGCAATGGGGAATTCCTCTGACGAAATTCAAGGAAGTGGTTGACAAGGCCTCCTGGGCAAAGACTGATTGAGGGGTCCTGAGGAGTTTTGACATTCGTTTTTCAAGATTTTTTATAGCGAGGAGATTTTACAGAAATGGATTTTCGGAGTGAACAGGGTGAGGATGGTGATTTTGTCAGGCAGAAAGACCAGTTTCGAGATTGGGTGAAAGGAGACTCCACTTCTTATTATCCTGCCGAGGCCGGTCGCTACCACCTCTATGTCTCCCTCGCCTGTCCCTGGGCGCATAGGACGATGATCGTGCGCTCGCTCAAA encodes the following:
- a CDS encoding NmrA/HSCARG family protein, producing METNGTILVTGATGQQGNAIATSLLGQGKNVRSLTRHLSKGEALKRMGSEVVEGELTDQASLEKALEGIKQVFLVTTPFEAGMDAEVKQGLTMVDAAKAAGVDHLVYSSVGGADQKTGIPHFETKWQVEEYIKKVGIPATILRPVFFMENFGSPWMLPAIQNKKLTFPVRPDRTLQMVSLRDIGAFGAAAFIRPQDFIGQTIELAGDEMTLPDALKMVSQSIGHTIEYELLPDEQAEAALGHDFAVMFRWFNEVGYNANISALERQWGIPLTKFKEVVDKASWAKTD